The nucleotide window GGTAAATTAAGTTTTTTCCCAGAGAGTGATGATATATAGAAATTTTTATAACCTTTTTTTCAAAGATCCAAGAATATAGAAAGAATTTgatagtattttattaatccTCCAAATAATTTTATAGAAGGAAGATGAAGACGAAGATGAAGGTAGAAAGAGTTGGGTCTTTTAGAAATGGGTTTGGATTGATGGGTATGAATGGAAATGAAAGTGAGTCTAATTATATGTGGACCAATAAAATAATTCcacttatttaatttaaaaaatatatatttgccaCATCAGCTTTTGTTAAAGGTAAGGGTAATTTTAGACTTAAATTTAACTCTAAGGgcattttttatcaaaatagatGGATGGTAGGGCATTTTTGATCCAACAGATGGaagaagggcatttttgagccatTTCCAATAtcttaagggcatttttgacccttttccctagaGTAAATTATTAtgtgtatattatatattaagtacaatttataaaaaaatgaatcgTTTAAgatatataatgtatatttAAAGAGAAATATGATAATTCACTATCACATTGATAATTATCATTACGTACTAGAGAAACCAAAGATTTTCCAGAAAACAGCAAGAACTCCAGCAATGCTGGCAAAACAGGTTGTCCAAGAAGTGCATATGAGAGGGAGAGCAAGCATACAATTAAATTGTGTACTAGcaaatttgaactttttatcCTAAATAGATGCAATTTATTTAGCTAGAGTGGTAAATGCGTAGTGAAGTCTGTTAGAATGGAGAGCTGATAATGCATAGTTTGGAGATGTCCAATATGCATGAGTTACTGATTTGTATTGTTTCATTTggtaatgaaatttttttatttaccaaaaaaaaaaaacattatcatTACGTACCATTTTTATACAAAGTATACTTTAAGAAATGATAATTCGACATCATAGTAATAATTAGGTAGCAAACTTATGTTGGTATTGTTATATGAAAACATGCTCTAAATAATAAggtaaagaaaaaacaaattacattatatatgaacataataatataatacaattacctataataaattaaacaacaacaaaaagaattatgataaagcataaaataataattaaaattgtgaaaataaataagaaatacaattagactacaaattcatagtgcAAGAAAATTATtacttatatttaatatgtattAAGTAAATAATGTTATTTTGATCCTTAATATATATCACTCGATAAAAATAATCCTTAATATATGCAAAATGATATTATTTGTGTCCTAACTCTAAAATTAACCATTCTCTGTTAAAAACTAATTGTCTGCCTCCCAAgttcttttttatcaaataatttaaCGCAATTTATCTCTTAGATATATATGTCCTTCTCCTGTACGAATTCAGATGTACAGCAGAGAGCAGAAACAGTAATTTTTTCGAAAAAGTGAGTAGAAATGAAGATAAATCCACCAATGTTGTTGCAAATTAGCAGATCCTATATTAAACTAGTCAAAGCTGACAATTTTCAAAGGTGTTTTGGTAGACATTTTTCTAACACTGAAACTCCAACTATCAACTCCATTGTTGATGCTTCATTAGCTGTTCCCATTTCAGCTTCATCCATGGAATCCGATAACTCAAAGGTAGGTTTTCTTTATGTCTCTCTGTTTTGACGCACACCCACCAAAAAACACAAAGTTGAAAGGAGCTAATTTTGAGCTGAACGAGAAATTGAAagcttacattttttttatgtaataaatTACAATTTCGATGCATTTTGGCAGAAGAAGGCAACTGATTCAACATGGGTTTCGAAGATTGTATTGTATTCTTTCTGGCAAAGTTCATGTTCTTGGAGAGTTCGCTTCGCCTTAAATCTCAAAGGTTATTCTTGGTCAATCCCAAGATTGAATTTTTTGGGGGGATGGGGGCTTCAACTGAATAATTTTTTGATTGTTAACTTTGTGTTTCGGCTTCTGCGATTCACAGGTCTTTCTTATGAATATAGAGCAGTCAACCTTGGCAAAGGAGAACAGTTCACTTCAGGtattatgtttgatttttttgataGTCATTCACATGTATCGAATTCAGAAGTACCAAAGGCTTTTCTTGAGGGCAATATTGTGTTGATAAAAGAAGATTTCCCATAGAAATTACTATAACTCCAGCCAAGAAAGCTATTCTTGTGGTGTGGGCGAGATGTCTCTGCagatttttaaatagaaataatggtgtgtcgGACAGTCTGAAGATTGGCTAATCTAGCTCCTATCTGCTTAATTAGACATAGAGATAGTAGTTGCTGCCATATTTGTTAGAATACGAACATTACTAGATGCTATTGATGGTTCAACTTCATGGCTTTTCATAGTCTGTGTAAGCCATTTAAGTGAAGCTTTTGCTTATAGCTCCTGAGTCATGATTACTTTTAAACAAAACTCTTATAGTTCTTGATTATTGTAGTGATGAACAGAAATAGCAGTCATTTCAGTTAAAGAGTATGAATAAGCCCTTTGGCTGTTTTTGGAACGTATAACACTAGTAGCTTATGTTGTAAATCTTACGTCATCACGAACACTTGATATGGAGTTCACCAAGACTTAAATTTCTCCATGAACTTTGTAGGAAATTTTCATAGCTTGAGGCGTGTCGAAAGACACTGTCCTTAAGGATATTTCACCTGGTATGGGTGTATCCCCAGGATTCAACAAGCTCTTCTAGTATAAAACTAGGAGCTAGAAACTAACAAAGATTCAAAGAACAAAACCCAGCACACCAATAGAATATAGGAAGAAAGATTTACTCTCAAATATGTATTGTGTTCTATCTCATTTGTGATAGAGGAAGACCACATTTATATGTCAATATCACAAAGCCTCCAACGGTCAGATAAGTAATTGGCTAATGATTAATGGGAGAATTAATTAGGATAATGAAAGGATATTATATAGTTGGCAATTTGAGAATGGTAACAGCCAATTTATTGCAATGAGACCAAGTCAAAACCATTCAATGGTAAGATAATTCTCTCAAATACTTATGGTAGAAATATGTTAAATAACATACTCTTTAATAaggaatgaatgaataaacctTAGACAATAATATAAACAAGTCTTTTTGAGATACTAGAATCATTTTTCCAACAGCTTATACCTCATGATTACTATAGTGATGAGCACTGGGCAGAACTAGAAACTATTTCCGTGAAGAGTAAGAAAAGTCGTTCGACCGTTTTGGATAACTCATAACATTGGCTTATGTACGGTTCAGAACCAATAAGCTGAAAAAGTATATCTTAAACTTCTTGTTAATTGCTCTATGCCGAATGCTCCAGTATTACACACATATGTTTAGCTGTGAATTGCCCCTTTGTTTCTTTAGTCTGCTTGCAACAGAGAGCTCCCCATGGCAGGCTACCGAATATCTGAACTTTGAATACTGACAAGGTTTAAGAGAAACAGATCTAACTTCATACAAGTGTTCAGCTTTAGGTTAAAAAATTCAGGTCCATCCCTAAAATTACTCATTTCCTTGTGACATTTCCAACTTCACCTGGCAATAATCACATTAGCCAGTGATATAGTAAAAAAGCCTATGCATATCTGTAACTAGGCCTGAGGTGACTGCTTTATGTTTATTACTAATAGGCAATGAGAGATCAAACCCGAAAGAAGTGGCTCTTCCATCAAGTTGTCAAGCGGAAACTTGAACTGCAGTCTCATATGCAGTGGGACTgatcaggaaaaaaaaagactcaTTGTCAGTGGGTTCTACAACCCCGGGAACATTCATGAGATTACAGTATTTTTCTGAAGTTTTTTATTAACTGGTACCAATAAGATCTCATCTTACCCATTTTTATTCATAGACCATAGGATATCGTTCACGCAGCATGTCCTCCAAATCATCTTAAAATAGCAGCTGTTTCAGGTTCTGATTTCTAGTTTTTGTAGCTCAAACTACCCTCCTCTCTAAGACAGCATAAAATTGTCCAATTGACCTTTTCTGTGATATGATTAAGATCACCCTTCTCGAAGGAAATATATGCCCATTTAATCGTTCACTTTCTTTGGTAAGGATGCTGAGCCAGTAGCCTTTTAAGTACACCTAGCTCTCTGGTTATTGGTGCCTAATTCTTCCTGTAATATAAGACCGTTTTTAAGTCAAGAAAGGATTAAAGGTGTATGCATAATAGGAAGTCTTACTATAGGATATCCATAATATTATGTAGGTAGCCTCAGTTTGATTAAGCATTGGTATACATGCAAGCTCTTGCTTTGTTTAGACGGGAGAAAGCGTCAAAGCAGACAAATTTAtccagaaaaagaaaaggagatgAAGCATAGATAGGTCTACTTGATGATATAAGGATATTCTCTCTTGATTGAGTTAGGGAAAGACAGTTTCAACTTCAGATTGTATAACTTTGTGATACCGGCAGCTGGCTTCTGCAGTCCAGTTATGAGAACTGTGATAAAGTTCTGGATCCATTTATTTTTTACCTAACACGAGCATAAAAACAATCTTCCATAGCAATCAATGTTCAGTGGTTAGTTAGCATAGTTTCTGAACTTGAGCAATGCTTCCAGAATGAATATTGGtggtatatgtataattttttgtcGCACCATTAATTCTGACTAATGTCATATGCATATTTGCAGAGTTTGATAAATTAAATCCTCTTCATTATGTTCCTGTTTTGGTTGATGGTGATGTGGTAATTTCGGACTCCTATGCAATTTTACTGGTAGGATCTCTTAAGCTTATATGATCTTCTTTGATTCCTAATCCTGACACCATCATGAATGATTCAGTTGTGTGCCAATCTCTTTGCTGTTTGGGTAGTATTTGGAAGAGAAGTATCATCAGAGACCCCTGTTGCCAGTTGAACCTCAATTAAGAGCTCTCAATCTTCAGGTTAGATCCAAGTGCCTATGGATCCTTTCACTCAGGAAGTCCTTGAAGGGCATTATgaattaataagaaaaagaagtccTTGAAGGGCATTTTGAATCGTGTTGCATGTGTATGGTCATTATCTTGAGTCCATAAGGGCAAGATATCTCGAAGAATGGTGATATATATTATCTCCAAATTTAAGGTTGATGAACATTGACTTCTTTCATAAAAATATGTACTAAGGAGCAAGGTTGGCTGCAACTAGGATAAAAGCTTTGCACCCCTTGTCTTTTCTGCAGGCAGCAAGTATTGTCAGCTCCAATATGCAGCCACTTCATATGTTATCAGTGCTGGTATTCTCTTGCTCCAGCAGTTCCTTTTTATGCTGTCTTGTCAAGGATGTTGTTTTGTCAGGCAATAATAGTTGCCGTTCAATTTTCAGAGGTACATGGAGGAAAGGGTTGGTCCCGAAGAGAAACAATTATGGGCAAAATTTCACATACAAAAAGGTTTTGGAGGTaagtttctttaaaattttcctGTTGATTCCTAAGTTTGTTCTTTGCTTTTTTCCTAACCATCTCCTAACAATCTTCTGCTATTTCACACTGTAGCTTTAGGGAATTATATCATTCCTCAAAGGCATTTTTGTATTTGAGGTTTTATTAAGGATTTAGTGGAATAATCTCTTCCTTGCCTaggtttcaaaatttgaaactaCCATTggtttttaagaaaagaaggtAAAAATGGGAAATAATGCAAAGCCAAGCAGGCTATGCTTGCTTGTGTATCCATTGCAGGAAATGTACTCCTGTGGTATAAGTTTTATACATGTTCTATTTACCATACTCATTTAGTCCACGTGAGAAAAGAAAAGTCACCAATAAAGCTTTCAAGTTAATTTGATGCTTGTGCTTTGAGTTGTTTTGGTACATAAGAATGCTCATCGTTGTACTCGTCAAAAAAAGAATGTTCATCATCATGGAGtctctttttctaatttatttgacaTAGTTTCACTGGATTGGTTATCAAGGAGTTAGGCTTATATATTTTCTATGTAGCGGACTAGTTTTGGGTTTGTAAATATAACTTGTATAATAGGGAAATCATCAAATGAGTGGGATTTTGATCTTCTATATTATCAATTGAGTTCGTGAAACTTGATTCCCTACAACTTTGCATATGGTTAGTTGTACGTGTtcaaactttttgaaaatccaaTTGAACATTTATTGGATTAATTGTCATAAAGGGTATCACGTATATCTGGATAGAGATCATATTCGCCTTAATTGGTGGTCAATTTGATTTTCATGAGTCAAAAGTGTAAAATTAGTTTTGTATGGTCTTTTTTAGCCTGACAATGTTCAATATCCTCGTTTTGTTTGCTTATGCGTCTGGTATTCAAATTAGACAAGATGACACTATCCTCTTGTTTCTATAGATTCTAAGATTCAACTAGGACTCCTTCTGTTGCCTGATGTAGAGAATTTTGTTTCCTTGATCAGTATTGTTCATCAGCCTCTTGTTTAATTGGTTCTGaagaaatttcttttttttttggagcaGCTCTTGAAAAATTGCTGACGGGTTCTGCTGGAAAGTATGCTACAGGAGATGAAGTATATATGGTATTTTGTCTAGCACTTGTATGATTTCTTGATAGCATCGTTTTATTGTGCACCTGAATTCCTTGAGCTTCGAAAGTAGTGGAGATAATATCATGTCAACAGTTAAATGATACTAATAATCTTGACGATGTAATTCCCAACTGATCTCAGCTGATATAACACGGTAAACATTGCAGGCTGACGTGTTTTTGGCACCTCAAATTGCAGTAGCTACTAAAAGGTTTAACATTGACATGGTAAGTTTATGTGGCTACTAAATGTATTTGGGTCATTTTTTTGGCTGCAACATGATTACTAGTTTAAACTCTTCTCAGATCCCTGAAGTCTCTCTGCATTGGTAATACAAACTTCATTGTCCTTAACTGCAAAACGAGCCAACTTGAATCAAGCTCTGGACTAGTACTTTAATAGACAAGCTCAAGTTCGAGCTCAAGCTTGGCACATCTTATTTGTCTAAGTAACCAAGCTTGAGCTCGTTAGTGAACTTAGTTGGTATGAGCTTGGCTCTGAATCTCACCGTACCCACCAAAAATAAGATATTAGGGATGGCTAATTGGCAATAAGGTAACTGAATGCCATTTTCATGGCATACACATAAGATTTATGTGATCATTTTCATCGAATCTTTACCTTTAAAAAAAACGATCTTACTATAATAATTTACTTAATTAAGACAagatttcattatcatttcatgTTAGGAAAAATTATACGACACCTCAAATTGAGGCCCTTTATTTATTCGAAATAGCGGTaggtttaaaaaattatcagtGTAACGATAGTTTGGGGTTTTATAGCAGGCACACATGGATATAGTTAGGTAGTGACATTATACATTGTGTGAATATAGTGTCTTCCTCGACTCTCAAATTAAAATACTGCTACATTTCGTAATTAAGTAAAATCCTACTATGTTTCATAATAATCGCATAATGACTACTGTATATAGGTTGTAAATTTGCGAATTAAGATAGAACACTCACACCACACTTGCATTATCGACATCCCTATCATAGT belongs to Solanum stenotomum isolate F172 chromosome 1, ASM1918654v1, whole genome shotgun sequence and includes:
- the LOC125845294 gene encoding LOW QUALITY PROTEIN: glutathione S-transferase zeta class-like (The sequence of the model RefSeq protein was modified relative to this genomic sequence to represent the inferred CDS: deleted 1 base in 1 codon); the encoded protein is MKINPPMLLQISRSYIKLVKADNFQRCFGRHFSNTETPTINSIVDASLAVPISASSMESDNSKKKATDSTWVSKIVLYSFWQSSCSWRVRFALNLKGLSYEYRAVNLGKGEQFTSEFDKLNPLHYVPVLVDGDVVISDSYAILLYLEEKYHQRPLLPVEPQLRALNLQAASIVSSNMQPLHMLSVLRYMEERVGPEEKQLWAKFHIQKGFGALEKLLTGSAGKYATGDEVYMADVFLAPQIAVATKRFNIDMSEFPTLRKYIYDSCEALPEFQASLPERQPDAPP